From the genome of Deinococcus sp. AJ005, one region includes:
- a CDS encoding HAMP domain-containing sensor histidine kinase codes for MRLTLRLRLALFSALATGLAVLLVATGLFFAVNSFLRQAQVERLLTTSAVIAVRLEAALQRASDRNWPFGLDGVAIRPADLENLADTRGENRAFEVRIQGVQGGELLDVHTTRFPSGVPLDLPMGVGISGDQLLTVQQLRGSNLRLTVISDARALGEAREAFTRALAWLLPLALLLALGVGWWVAGRLLRPVRTLENAAREVGEGAQLRRPLPGAGKDDELSRLALTLQGTFGRLADARDREQAFMRAAAHDLRSPLAALTARVEGSLARDRDPARYRSDLQEIGTDITRLSTLTNHLLLLARDASQLARAPVPLRELAADAVDRARELVPDLDAPDADTEADVDLSAPQPVTVLGDRVLLGQSIWNLTMNAVRHAPGATVTVTLAEADGWATVTVHDDGPGVGADVLARLGEAFYRPDASRSGEGHGLGLALARRAAELHGGTLTLKSAPGEGFTATLRLPEEGSLHRDSTSGP; via the coding sequence ATGCGCCTAACCCTGCGGCTGAGGCTGGCGCTGTTCTCGGCGCTGGCCACCGGGCTGGCCGTGCTGCTGGTGGCGACGGGACTGTTCTTTGCCGTCAACAGCTTTTTGCGGCAGGCCCAGGTAGAGCGGCTGCTGACCACCAGCGCGGTGATCGCCGTGCGACTGGAGGCGGCCCTGCAACGCGCCAGCGACCGCAACTGGCCCTTTGGGCTGGATGGCGTGGCGATCCGGCCAGCGGACCTGGAAAATCTGGCCGATACGCGCGGCGAGAACCGGGCCTTCGAGGTCCGCATTCAGGGCGTGCAGGGCGGCGAACTGTTAGACGTCCACACCACTCGCTTCCCGTCTGGCGTGCCGCTGGACCTGCCGATGGGGGTGGGAATCAGCGGCGATCAACTGCTGACCGTGCAACAACTGCGGGGCAGCAACCTGCGGCTGACCGTGATTTCGGACGCGCGCGCGCTGGGCGAGGCGCGCGAGGCGTTCACGCGGGCGCTGGCGTGGCTGCTGCCGCTGGCGCTGCTGCTGGCGCTGGGCGTGGGCTGGTGGGTGGCCGGGCGGCTGCTGCGCCCCGTGCGGACGCTGGAAAATGCGGCGCGCGAAGTCGGCGAGGGCGCACAGCTTCGCCGCCCCCTGCCCGGTGCGGGCAAGGACGACGAGCTGTCGCGGCTGGCGCTGACCCTACAAGGCACCTTTGGCCGACTGGCCGACGCCCGTGACCGTGAACAGGCGTTCATGCGCGCGGCGGCCCATGACCTGCGTTCCCCGCTGGCCGCCCTGACCGCCCGCGTGGAAGGCAGTCTGGCGCGTGACCGGGATCCCGCGCGCTACCGCAGCGACTTGCAGGAGATCGGCACCGACATCACGCGGCTGTCCACGCTAACCAACCACCTGCTGCTGCTGGCGCGCGACGCCTCGCAATTGGCCCGCGCCCCGGTGCCCCTGCGCGAGCTGGCCGCCGACGCCGTGGACCGCGCCCGCGAGCTGGTCCCTGATCTGGATGCCCCTGATGCGGATACAGAGGCGGACGTGGACCTGAGTGCCCCACAGCCCGTAACGGTACTGGGAGACCGCGTATTGCTGGGCCAGTCGATCTGGAACCTGACCATGAACGCGGTGCGCCACGCTCCCGGCGCAACTGTGACGGTGACGTTGGCAGAGGCAGATGGCTGGGCCACCGTCACTGTTCACGACGATGGCCCCGGCGTGGGGGCGGACGTGCTGGCCCGGCTGGGCGAGGCGTTTTACCGCCCGGACGCCAGCCGCAGCGGCGAGGGCCACGGCCTGGGGCTGGCATTGGCCCGCCGCGCCGCCGAGTTGCACGGCGGCACATTGACTTTGAAAAGTGCGCCGGGAGAGGGCTTCACGGCGACGTTGCGGTTGCCAGAGGAAGGGTCACTCCACCGGGATTCCACTTCTGGGCCATAG
- a CDS encoding response regulator transcription factor, which yields MRLLLVEDDARIAEPTVGALREAGYAVTWAQTGPEGLEAALLGDFPLIVLDVMLPGMDGFEIARELRAGGVEAAVLFLTARGELADRVQGLDLGGDAYLVKPFAVPELLATLRALSRRERGQAAPQVTFADGRGTLDTVARTVTWDGTEVAVTGREYSLLEALALSPERWFTREDLLDRVWGPEFGGEARIVDVYVRYVRRKLAPEAISSERGRGYRVER from the coding sequence ATGCGCTTACTGCTGGTAGAGGACGACGCGCGCATCGCCGAGCCGACGGTGGGCGCTTTGCGCGAGGCGGGCTATGCCGTGACCTGGGCGCAGACCGGCCCCGAGGGACTGGAGGCCGCGTTGCTGGGCGACTTTCCCTTAATCGTACTGGACGTGATGTTGCCCGGTATGGACGGCTTCGAGATCGCCCGTGAACTGCGGGCGGGCGGGGTGGAGGCCGCCGTGTTGTTCCTGACCGCGCGCGGCGAACTGGCCGACCGGGTGCAGGGGCTGGATCTGGGCGGCGACGCGTATCTGGTCAAGCCCTTCGCGGTGCCGGAACTGCTGGCGACCCTGCGTGCCCTGTCACGGCGGGAGCGGGGTCAGGCCGCGCCGCAGGTCACTTTCGCGGACGGGCGCGGCACGCTGGACACCGTGGCCCGGACCGTGACCTGGGACGGCACAGAGGTGGCGGTGACGGGCCGCGAGTACTCGCTGCTGGAGGCACTGGCCCTCTCGCCCGAACGCTGGTTTACCCGTGAGGACCTGCTGGACCGCGTGTGGGGGCCGGAATTTGGTGGCGAGGCCCGCATTGTGGACGTGTACGTGCGCTATGTGCGCCGCAAACTGGCCCCCGAGGCGATCAGCAGTGAGCGTGGGCGCGGCTACCGGGTGGAACGTTGA
- a CDS encoding YkvA family protein, with protein sequence MITRLKPIWRDALALLFAVWDARTPMTARLGALLALAYALSPIDLIPDAIPVVGLGDDLLVVPAILALAARSLPAPVLLSARARSAALQRRLPWLLPALGASLILGTGLLVWALWRGLGGGG encoded by the coding sequence GTGATCACCCGTCTCAAACCCATCTGGCGCGACGCGCTGGCCCTGCTGTTCGCCGTCTGGGATGCCCGCACCCCTATGACGGCGAGGCTGGGGGCGCTGCTGGCGCTGGCCTACGCCCTCAGCCCGATTGACCTGATTCCCGACGCGATTCCGGTGGTGGGCCTCGGTGATGACCTGCTGGTGGTTCCCGCGATTCTGGCGCTGGCCGCCCGTTCGCTGCCTGCGCCGGTGCTGCTCAGTGCCCGCGCCCGCAGCGCCGCGCTGCAAAGGCGGTTGCCGTGGCTCTTGCCTGCGCTTGGGGCGAGCCTGATCCTGGGAACAGGTCTGCTGGTCTGGGCACTGTGGCGAGGACTGGGTGGCGGGGGCTGA
- the rplU gene encoding 50S ribosomal protein L21 — MFAIIQTGGKQYRVQEGDVIRVESLAGEAGDTMDLTPIFVGGDQTLFGDAVSKFVVSAEVVEHGRGPKIYIRKYKSGVQYRRRTGHRQDFTAIKITGIKG; from the coding sequence ATGTTTGCAATTATTCAGACCGGCGGCAAGCAGTACCGCGTGCAGGAAGGCGACGTGATCCGCGTGGAAAGTCTGGCGGGCGAGGCAGGCGACACCATGGACCTGACCCCCATCTTCGTAGGAGGCGACCAGACCCTGTTTGGCGACGCCGTGAGCAAATTTGTGGTCAGTGCCGAAGTGGTGGAGCACGGACGCGGCCCCAAGATCTACATTCGCAAGTACAAGAGCGGCGTGCAGTACCGCCGCCGCACCGGCCACCGCCAGGATTTCACGGCGATCAAGATCACGGGCATCAAGGGTTAA
- the rpmA gene encoding 50S ribosomal protein L27, which yields MAHKKGVGSSKNGRDSQPKYLGVKKFGGEVVKAGNILVRQRGTKFKAGPGVGMGRDHTLFALEHGRVVFTNRGNTGRFISIEAANAAPTEIAAD from the coding sequence ATGGCACATAAGAAAGGCGTAGGTTCGTCCAAGAACGGACGCGACAGCCAGCCCAAGTACTTGGGCGTCAAGAAGTTCGGCGGCGAAGTGGTCAAGGCCGGAAACATCTTGGTCCGCCAGCGCGGCACCAAGTTCAAGGCCGGTCCCGGCGTGGGCATGGGCCGCGATCACACCCTGTTTGCCTTGGAGCATGGCCGCGTCGTGTTCACCAACCGTGGCAACACGGGCCGCTTCATCAGCATCGAAGCCGCGAACGCTGCACCCACCGAAATCGCTGCCGACTAA
- the rpmE gene encoding 50S ribosomal protein L31 has translation MKKDIHPKAVPTKIIFQGKVIMETMSTRPEIHVDVWSGVHPFWTGEERFLDTEGRVDKFNKRFGDSYRTKKK, from the coding sequence ATGAAAAAAGACATCCATCCCAAAGCCGTTCCCACCAAGATTATTTTTCAGGGCAAGGTCATCATGGAAACCATGAGCACCCGTCCCGAGATTCACGTCGATGTCTGGAGCGGCGTTCATCCCTTCTGGACCGGCGAAGAACGCTTCTTGGACACTGAAGGCCGCGTGGACAAGTTCAACAAGCGCTTCGGCGACAGCTACCGCACCAAGAAGAAGTAA
- a CDS encoding thymidine kinase: MLRSPFHGGHLEVIVGPMFSGKSEELIRRVTRSLIAKQNVLVFKPALDDRYHASAVASHAGRSVQALAVRGVADIRAHLSGEGRLLGAEPGAEKPPLPDVVGIDEVQFFDAEVVTLALELADAGVRVILAGLDLDFRAEPFGPMPQLLARAESVEKLTAICTVCGAPATRSQRLIGGQPARYDDAVVLVGAQESYEARCRVHHAVLGQPTPQSQGEEQVVGA; encoded by the coding sequence GTGCTTAGATCTCCTTTCCACGGCGGTCACCTCGAAGTGATCGTCGGCCCCATGTTCAGCGGCAAGAGCGAGGAGCTGATCCGCCGCGTGACCCGCTCGCTGATTGCAAAACAGAACGTGCTGGTCTTTAAACCCGCGCTGGATGACCGCTACCACGCCTCCGCTGTCGCCAGCCATGCCGGGCGCAGCGTACAGGCGCTGGCCGTGCGGGGCGTGGCCGACATCCGCGCCCACCTGTCCGGCGAAGGCCGCCTGCTGGGCGCGGAACCGGGAGCGGAAAAACCGCCACTGCCCGACGTGGTAGGCATCGACGAGGTGCAGTTCTTCGACGCGGAGGTGGTGACGCTGGCGCTGGAACTGGCCGACGCCGGGGTGCGCGTGATCCTGGCCGGACTGGACCTTGATTTCCGGGCCGAGCCGTTCGGCCCCATGCCCCAACTGCTGGCCCGCGCCGAGAGCGTGGAAAAGCTGACGGCCATCTGCACGGTCTGCGGCGCACCTGCCACCCGCTCCCAGCGCCTGATCGGCGGCCAGCCCGCGCGTTACGACGACGCGGTGGTGCTGGTGGGCGCGCAGGAGAGTTACGAGGCCCGCTGCCGGGTGCATCACGCGGTCCTGGGGCAGCCCACGCCGCAATCTCAGGGCGAGGAACAGGTGGTGGGGGCGTAG
- the glgC gene encoding glucose-1-phosphate adenylyltransferase encodes MKPRVLGMILAGGQGSRLAPLTQKRSKPAVPFGSKYRIIDFAINNFINSGLFGIYVLTQYKAQSLTEHIQRGWRFGTFLSDYFITLVPAQMYRIEELGPVWYRGTADAVYQNLHLLDNNKADYVAIFSGDHIYKMNVEHMIQTHIDTRADITIAAYPMPQEQAHQFGIMHVDEKWKVTDFLEKPANPPSIPGQPGISLTSMGNYIFSRRALEELLVTSMGDGQDGFDFGGDVIPRALSDGYTVMAYDFHKNPIPGQTGPNLYWRDVGTLDAYFEANMDLVSVNPEFGLYNAEWPLRTSSEFSPPAKFVHESDGRKGQAFNTILAGGTIISGGTVRDSVLGRGIHTHSYSTVESCVLFDEVEVGRHSHLRRAIVDKSVVIPPGTKIGLDLDEDRARGFTVTDNGVVVVPKGYTF; translated from the coding sequence ATGAAACCACGCGTACTAGGCATGATTCTGGCCGGGGGACAGGGATCGCGGCTGGCCCCGCTGACGCAGAAGCGCTCCAAACCTGCCGTGCCCTTCGGCAGCAAGTACCGCATCATCGACTTCGCCATCAACAACTTCATCAACTCGGGGCTGTTCGGCATCTACGTGCTGACCCAGTACAAGGCACAGAGCCTGACCGAGCATATTCAGCGCGGCTGGCGCTTCGGCACCTTCCTCAGCGACTACTTCATCACCCTGGTTCCGGCGCAGATGTACCGCATCGAGGAACTGGGGCCGGTGTGGTACCGGGGCACGGCGGACGCGGTGTACCAGAACCTGCACCTGCTGGACAACAACAAGGCCGATTATGTGGCGATTTTCTCCGGCGACCACATCTACAAGATGAACGTCGAACATATGATCCAGACGCATATCGACACCCGCGCCGACATCACCATCGCGGCCTACCCGATGCCGCAGGAGCAGGCCCACCAGTTTGGGATCATGCATGTGGACGAGAAATGGAAGGTCACGGACTTCCTGGAAAAGCCCGCCAACCCGCCCAGCATTCCGGGGCAGCCCGGCATCAGCCTGACCAGCATGGGCAACTACATCTTCTCGCGCCGCGCGCTGGAAGAACTGCTGGTCACCAGCATGGGCGACGGCCAGGACGGCTTCGACTTCGGCGGCGACGTGATTCCGCGCGCCCTGTCGGACGGCTACACCGTCATGGCCTATGATTTCCACAAGAACCCCATTCCCGGTCAGACCGGCCCCAACCTGTACTGGCGCGATGTGGGCACGCTGGACGCCTACTTCGAGGCCAACATGGATCTGGTCAGCGTGAACCCTGAATTCGGTTTGTACAACGCCGAGTGGCCGCTGCGGACCAGCAGCGAGTTTTCCCCACCCGCCAAATTCGTGCATGAAAGCGATGGCCGCAAGGGCCAGGCGTTCAACACCATTCTGGCCGGGGGGACCATCATCAGCGGGGGCACTGTGCGCGACAGCGTGCTGGGGCGCGGTATCCACACCCACTCGTACTCCACCGTCGAGAGCTGCGTGCTGTTCGATGAGGTGGAGGTCGGGCGGCACTCGCACCTGCGCCGCGCCATCGTGGACAAGAGCGTGGTGATCCCACCCGGCACCAAGATCGGTCTGGACCTTGATGAGGACCGGGCGCGTGGTTTTACCGTCACCGACAACGGCGTGGTGGTGGTGCCCAAGGGCTATACCTTCTAG
- the miaA gene encoding tRNA (adenosine(37)-N6)-dimethylallyltransferase MiaA → MTRLLTPIPLLTAPTAAGKSALALELAQEFGLEVVSADAFTVYRGLDIGTAKPTPAEREAVAHHLLDVADVSENYDVARYVQEAEAAIAGVLERGRVPLVVGGTTFYLTALLRGLPLTPPADPGVRAAVEAELAQRGLDALLADITASDPAEARRMERNPRRIVRATEVFRRTGQYPGSFGNRPPRFGYAVTAFTRPGPELEARMAARVGAMFAAGWAEEAAWLASQLDPETLPRPTAWQALGYREAWAVATGHLGQSEATARAVLASRQYAKRQLTAMRSQLGAQVLTPQDAIKQVREHLGAAHKASVN, encoded by the coding sequence ATGACCCGGCTGCTCACTCCAATTCCCCTGCTGACTGCCCCCACCGCCGCCGGAAAGTCGGCCCTGGCGCTGGAACTGGCCCAAGAATTTGGTCTGGAGGTGGTCTCGGCAGACGCCTTCACGGTGTACCGGGGGCTGGACATCGGCACCGCCAAGCCCACGCCTGCCGAACGGGAGGCCGTTGCGCATCATCTGCTGGATGTGGCCGATGTGAGCGAGAACTACGACGTGGCCCGCTACGTGCAGGAGGCTGAAGCTGCCATCGCGGGTGTGCTGGAGCGTGGGCGTGTGCCGTTGGTGGTGGGCGGGACGACGTTTTATCTGACGGCCCTGCTGCGCGGCCTGCCGCTGACCCCGCCCGCCGATCCGGGGGTCCGCGCTGCTGTGGAGGCCGAACTGGCCCAGCGTGGCCTGGACGCCCTGCTGGCCGATATTACCGCCAGCGACCCAGCCGAGGCGAGGCGCATGGAGCGCAACCCCCGCCGCATCGTGCGCGCCACTGAGGTCTTCCGCCGCACCGGGCAGTATCCCGGTTCTTTCGGGAATCGCCCGCCCCGTTTTGGGTACGCCGTGACCGCCTTCACCCGGCCCGGCCCAGAGCTGGAGGCACGGATGGCCGCGCGTGTGGGGGCCATGTTCGCCGCTGGCTGGGCAGAAGAGGCCGCGTGGCTGGCCTCACAGCTTGACCCCGAAACCCTGCCACGTCCTACCGCCTGGCAGGCCCTGGGCTACCGCGAGGCGTGGGCCGTCGCTACCGGACATCTGGGCCAATCGGAGGCGACAGCGCGCGCCGTGCTGGCCTCGCGGCAGTATGCCAAGCGGCAACTGACGGCCATGCGGAGCCAGCTTGGGGCGCAGGTGCTGACGCCACAGGACGCCATAAAGCAGGTGCGGGAACATCTAGGCGCTGCCCATAAGGCGAGTGTTAATTAG
- a CDS encoding Hsp20/alpha crystallin family protein has product MNEPVLARLQHLMTLREEVETLGAGPWTPTADWADSDAYLTLHLDVPGIDPERLEMHEEGGMLTVAGERAAPQGLLSAERPSGVFRRVLTFPREVMPQSGEAHLAGGVLTVRFQKKHPTIDVHSADMHGADKQGADTHGDGSHSG; this is encoded by the coding sequence ATGAATGAGCCGGTGCTGGCCCGACTGCAACACCTGATGACCCTGCGCGAGGAGGTCGAGACCCTCGGGGCTGGTCCCTGGACGCCCACCGCCGACTGGGCGGACAGCGACGCCTACCTGACCCTTCATCTGGATGTGCCGGGCATCGATCCCGAACGCCTGGAAATGCACGAGGAGGGCGGCATGTTGACCGTGGCCGGGGAGCGCGCCGCGCCGCAGGGCCTGCTGAGCGCCGAACGTCCCAGCGGCGTCTTCCGCCGGGTGCTGACCTTCCCGCGCGAGGTAATGCCGCAGTCCGGCGAGGCCCATCTGGCGGGCGGCGTGCTGACCGTACGCTTTCAGAAAAAACACCCCACCATCGATGTCCACTCTGCGGATATGCACGGGGCGGATAAGCAGGGTGCCGACACACACGGGGACGGCAGCCACTCCGGCTGA
- a CDS encoding DcrB-related protein, which translates to MTKKLTLSLAGLTLLGSALAATYKNAENGFSVTPPPAWTQLSVPGVAVAFADKPQGDFTPNLNVAVQPLPPGITLAQYHALSLDQVKKLITDSKIISTRATTLGGAKAQETVYTGRQGQFKLYFISTYAVTGGKAYLVTATTKQGLQAKMTPTNAAFVKSFKLLR; encoded by the coding sequence ATGACGAAAAAACTCACCCTGAGTCTGGCTGGCCTGACCCTGCTGGGATCGGCCCTGGCCGCCACGTATAAGAATGCCGAGAACGGTTTCTCGGTCACGCCGCCGCCTGCCTGGACGCAGCTCAGCGTGCCCGGCGTGGCGGTGGCTTTTGCCGATAAACCACAGGGGGATTTCACACCCAACCTGAACGTGGCGGTGCAGCCGCTTCCGCCGGGCATCACCCTGGCGCAGTACCACGCCCTGAGCCTGGATCAGGTGAAAAAACTGATCACCGACAGCAAGATCATCAGCACGCGCGCCACCACTCTGGGCGGGGCCAAGGCACAGGAAACCGTCTATACCGGGCGACAGGGCCAGTTCAAGCTCTACTTCATCTCTACCTACGCGGTCACAGGCGGCAAGGCGTATCTGGTCACCGCCACAACCAAACAGGGACTCCAGGCCAAGATGACGCCCACCAACGCAGCGTTCGTGAAGAGCTTCAAGCTTTTGCGTTGA
- the nspC gene encoding carboxynorspermidine decarboxylase — MTVTDTHSADTHKAEFQLPVVTPEGSIDWTAIPSPAFVLDESRLRRNLALISHVQQESGARIIVAFKGFSMWSTFPLLREYGISGATASSLNEALLAREEMRGEVHVYAPAYSDEEMPRILELADHLVFNSFSQWERFKPAVEQARKGGRDIQVGIRINPEYAEVETDLYNPAGPFSRLGVTRREFQEDLLDGVDGLHFHTLCEKDSDTLERTLEVVERNFGEFLPRMKWVNFGGGHLMTREGYDTARLIRLVRAFREKWEVDVILEPGSAFGWQTGWLVSRVLDVVHNVKNAALLDVSVSAHMPDVLEMPYRPRILGAGDPPEHEHREANDYGGGHPYLIGGTTCLAGDVVGEYVFDKPLHIGDRVIFDDMIHYTMVKTTFFNGVKHPDIGILHLDGSYERVKTFGYEEFKAKLS; from the coding sequence ATGACCGTCACCGACACCCACAGCGCCGACACCCACAAGGCCGAGTTCCAGCTTCCCGTCGTGACCCCCGAGGGCAGCATAGACTGGACCGCCATTCCCAGCCCGGCCTTCGTGCTGGACGAGTCGCGGCTGCGGCGCAATCTGGCGCTGATCTCGCACGTTCAGCAGGAAAGCGGGGCGCGGATCATCGTGGCCTTCAAGGGCTTTTCGATGTGGAGTACCTTTCCATTGCTGCGCGAATACGGCATCTCCGGCGCGACGGCCAGCAGTCTGAACGAGGCCCTTCTGGCCCGCGAGGAAATGCGCGGCGAGGTCCACGTCTACGCCCCAGCCTACAGCGACGAGGAAATGCCCCGCATTCTGGAACTGGCAGACCATCTGGTGTTCAACTCGTTCTCTCAGTGGGAGCGCTTTAAGCCAGCGGTGGAACAGGCCCGCAAAGGGGGCCGCGACATTCAGGTGGGCATCCGCATCAATCCCGAGTACGCCGAGGTCGAGACGGACCTGTACAACCCCGCCGGGCCGTTCTCGCGGCTGGGCGTCACGCGCCGCGAGTTCCAGGAAGACCTGCTGGACGGTGTGGACGGCCTGCACTTCCACACCCTCTGCGAGAAGGACAGCGACACGCTGGAGCGCACGCTGGAAGTCGTCGAGCGCAACTTCGGCGAATTCCTACCCCGCATGAAATGGGTCAATTTCGGCGGCGGCCATCTGATGACGCGGGAGGGCTACGACACCGCCCGCCTGATCCGTCTGGTGCGCGCCTTCCGCGAGAAGTGGGAGGTGGACGTGATCCTGGAACCCGGCAGCGCTTTCGGCTGGCAGACGGGCTGGCTGGTCAGCCGCGTGCTGGACGTGGTGCATAACGTCAAGAACGCCGCCCTGCTGGACGTCTCGGTCAGTGCCCACATGCCCGACGTGCTGGAAATGCCCTACCGCCCCCGCATTCTGGGCGCGGGTGATCCCCCCGAACACGAACACCGCGAGGCCAACGACTACGGCGGCGGCCATCCCTACCTGATCGGCGGCACCACCTGCCTGGCCGGGGACGTGGTGGGCGAGTACGTGTTCGACAAACCGCTGCACATCGGGGACCGCGTGATCTTCGACGACATGATCCATTACACGATGGTCAAGACCACCTTCTTCAACGGCGTCAAGCACCCCGATATCGGCATCCTGCATCTGGACGGCAGCTACGAGCGGGTCAAAACGTTCGGTTACGAGGAATTTAAGGCCAAGCTAAGCTGA
- a CDS encoding nucleoside deaminase has translation MNDRDRYFLTRCVELAETALQSGNDPFGSLIVSQSGEVLFEDYNRTAGGDATQHPEIAIARWAATHLSPQERRQATVYTSGEHCAMCSAAHGWVGLGRIVYASSSRQLTEWMEEFGAEPGPVNPLSIQDVLHDADVEGPEPSLSERIRELHEQNIRRRSKS, from the coding sequence ATGAATGACAGGGACAGATACTTCCTGACGCGCTGCGTCGAACTGGCCGAGACCGCGCTTCAATCGGGCAACGATCCCTTCGGCTCGCTGATCGTGTCGCAGTCGGGCGAGGTTCTGTTCGAGGATTACAACCGGACCGCAGGCGGCGACGCCACGCAGCATCCGGAAATTGCGATTGCCCGCTGGGCCGCCACCCACCTCTCGCCGCAGGAGCGAAGGCAGGCCACCGTCTATACCTCCGGCGAACACTGCGCGATGTGTTCCGCCGCCCACGGCTGGGTGGGGCTGGGGCGCATCGTGTACGCGAGTTCGTCCAGGCAACTGACCGAATGGATGGAAGAGTTTGGCGCGGAGCCGGGACCAGTCAACCCGCTGTCCATTCAGGACGTGCTGCACGACGCGGATGTCGAGGGGCCGGAGCCGTCGCTGAGCGAGCGTATCCGCGAACTGCACGAACAGAACATCCGCAGGCGTTCCAAAAGCTGA
- a CDS encoding DUF4384 domain-containing protein, translating to MSNLKRISTLTALLGLTVSSASAGDAQLSAQSIIVNPSQPELNVQVWTNRDASGTGNPVYQIGERISVGLKTNADAYIYLFNVNADGNIDLFFPNRYEDSNYVQAGTRVFPRNGANYGLSVGGPNGQDKLLAVASTTELSLNDIATFEGQQQFATVSVQGQDGLAQALSVVVNPLPSNAWVTDTAFFRVGNTVQTPQPQPTPAVQIQPGQRQDGSFDSAMVDAYARLKGDESLGQATTYAAAWGNGFWQKFNGVGAYGDAALLHANGSSRSYSVHGRLLARYLSLAQAENGTTRPPSRLGWAAGDEKVIPQNLYGTTGLYGFFQNGALYDSQKYGTFWLTGPVLKSYQGLGGSGSFLGFPTRDQYMLNGAWAADFEGGSIRTVNGVSRIYRK from the coding sequence ATGTCCAACCTCAAGCGCATTTCTACCCTGACCGCCCTGCTGGGCCTGACCGTTTCCAGTGCCAGTGCGGGTGACGCACAGCTCAGCGCCCAGAGCATCATCGTCAATCCCTCGCAGCCGGAGCTGAATGTGCAGGTCTGGACGAACCGCGACGCCAGCGGCACCGGGAACCCCGTCTATCAGATCGGCGAGCGCATCAGCGTGGGCCTCAAGACCAATGCGGACGCCTACATCTACCTGTTCAACGTGAATGCGGACGGCAACATTGATCTGTTCTTTCCCAACAGGTACGAGGACAGCAACTATGTCCAGGCGGGCACGCGGGTCTTTCCACGCAATGGCGCGAACTACGGCCTCAGCGTTGGTGGCCCCAACGGGCAGGACAAGCTGCTGGCCGTGGCGAGTACCACCGAGCTGAGCCTGAACGACATCGCCACCTTCGAGGGACAGCAGCAGTTCGCCACCGTCAGTGTGCAGGGACAGGACGGACTGGCGCAGGCGCTGAGTGTCGTGGTCAACCCACTGCCCAGTAACGCCTGGGTCACCGACACCGCCTTCTTCCGGGTGGGCAACACGGTGCAGACGCCGCAGCCCCAGCCCACGCCTGCCGTGCAGATTCAGCCTGGCCAGCGTCAGGACGGCTCCTTCGACAGCGCGATGGTGGACGCCTACGCCCGCCTGAAGGGTGACGAGTCGCTGGGTCAGGCCACCACCTATGCTGCGGCGTGGGGCAACGGTTTCTGGCAGAAGTTCAACGGCGTCGGGGCATACGGCGACGCGGCCCTGCTGCACGCCAACGGCAGCAGCCGCTCCTACTCGGTGCATGGTCGCCTGCTGGCCCGCTACCTGTCACTGGCCCAGGCTGAGAATGGCACAACCCGCCCCCCCAGCCGTCTGGGCTGGGCTGCCGGAGACGAGAAGGTCATTCCCCAAAACCTTTACGGCACCACCGGCCTCTACGGCTTTTTCCAGAACGGCGCACTGTACGACTCGCAGAAATACGGCACCTTCTGGCTGACTGGCCCGGTCCTCAAGTCCTACCAGGGACTGGGCGGCAGCGGCAGCTTCCTGGGGTTTCCCACCCGCGATCAGTACATGCTGAACGGGGCCTGGGCCGCCGATTTCGAGGGTGGCAGCATCCGCACTGTGAATGGCGTTTCCAGGATTTACCGCAAGTAA